A window from Pseudomonas campi encodes these proteins:
- a CDS encoding DUF3592 domain-containing protein: MNERWLWAFPAIGGFLLAVALVLQVHRWNEEEHMLRMVGSVVSVSGKGCPVVEFSPRSGERVTVAGTVCSRPGYEIGESVELLYDRTEPQNAHINSFAQNWFVSLMLGGFGLVFLLGGLLFIVPELVASRRRAGLHREGKRVQARFLEVRRNPLSTLNHVPAWQLVCQWQNPASGAVHLFYSEDLWFDPQPFIAEESLPVLIDPQNPRRYSVDISFLPRLAQ; the protein is encoded by the coding sequence ATGAACGAGCGTTGGCTATGGGCTTTCCCCGCGATTGGCGGATTTTTGCTGGCTGTTGCATTGGTGCTTCAGGTGCACAGGTGGAATGAAGAAGAGCACATGCTGCGGATGGTCGGCAGTGTGGTGTCGGTGAGTGGTAAAGGCTGCCCCGTCGTCGAATTTTCTCCCCGGTCTGGCGAGCGCGTAACCGTTGCGGGCACGGTCTGCAGTCGCCCCGGTTACGAAATCGGCGAGTCGGTGGAACTGCTCTACGATCGGACCGAGCCGCAGAATGCGCACATCAACAGCTTTGCGCAGAACTGGTTCGTCAGCCTGATGCTGGGTGGTTTCGGTCTGGTCTTCCTGCTCGGTGGCCTGCTCTTCATCGTGCCCGAGCTCGTCGCTAGCAGGCGCCGCGCCGGCCTGCACCGCGAAGGCAAGAGGGTGCAGGCGCGTTTCCTTGAGGTGCGACGCAATCCGCTGTCCACCCTCAATCACGTCCCCGCCTGGCAGTTGGTGTGCCAGTGGCAGAATCCGGCCAGTGGTGCCGTGCATCTGTTTTACAGCGAGGACCTGTGGTTCGACCCACAGCCCTTCATCGCAGAGGAGTCGCTACCGGTGCTGATCGACCCGCAGAACCCCAGGCGCTACAGCGTCGATATCAGCTTCCTGCCTCGGTTGGCTCAATGA
- a CDS encoding LysR family transcriptional regulator — MSQELPPLNALRAFEVAARLQSVSQAADELSVTHGAVSRQIRVLEEQLGVALFSKDGRGVKLTDAGIRLRDAAGEAFERLRTTCAELKQQQVDAPFVLGCPGSLLARWFIPRLDRLNRELPELRLQLSASEGELDPRRPGVDATLCFAEPPWPADMQVFELAAERIGPVLSPRSPRFADLAQAPAGALLGEPLLHTVSRPQAWPQWARAQQLDATRLQLGQGFEHLYYLLEAAAAGLGVAIAPQQLVADDLAGGRLLAPWGFVETPARLALWVPARTRDSRAERLAEWLREELAG, encoded by the coding sequence ATGAGCCAGGAGCTGCCCCCGCTGAATGCGCTGCGCGCCTTCGAGGTGGCTGCGCGCCTGCAGAGTGTCAGCCAGGCCGCGGATGAGCTGAGCGTGACCCATGGCGCGGTGAGCCGGCAGATCCGGGTGCTGGAGGAGCAACTGGGGGTGGCGCTGTTCAGCAAGGACGGGCGCGGCGTAAAACTCACCGATGCCGGCATCCGCCTGCGCGACGCGGCGGGTGAGGCCTTCGAGCGTTTGCGCACTACCTGTGCCGAGCTGAAACAGCAGCAGGTCGATGCCCCCTTCGTCCTCGGTTGCCCCGGCAGCCTGCTGGCGCGCTGGTTTATTCCGCGCCTGGACCGGCTCAATCGCGAACTGCCCGAGCTGCGCCTGCAACTGTCGGCCAGCGAGGGCGAGCTGGATCCGCGCCGCCCCGGCGTGGACGCCACCCTGTGTTTTGCCGAACCGCCCTGGCCGGCGGACATGCAGGTGTTCGAGCTGGCGGCCGAACGCATCGGCCCGGTGCTCAGCCCACGCTCGCCGCGCTTTGCCGACTTGGCCCAGGCGCCGGCCGGGGCTTTGCTGGGTGAGCCGCTGCTGCATACCGTGTCGCGCCCGCAAGCCTGGCCGCAGTGGGCGCGCGCGCAGCAGCTGGACGCCACGCGCCTGCAGCTGGGCCAGGGCTTCGAGCACCTGTACTACCTGCTGGAGGCGGCGGCGGCCGGCCTCGGCGTGGCCATCGCGCCGCAGCAGCTGGTGGCCGACGACCTGGCCGGCGGCCGTCTGCTGGCGCCCTGGGGTTTTGTCGAGACGCCGGCGCGGCTGGCCTTGTGGGTGCCGGCGCGCACTCGCGACAGCCGCGCCGAGCGCCTGGCCGAATGGTTGCGCGAGGAACTGGCCGGCTGA
- a CDS encoding dodecin, with amino-acid sequence MSDHHTYKKIEVVGSSKASIEDAISNALAECAKSVRNMDWFEVTETRGHIEGGKVGHYQVTLKVGFRIGNS; translated from the coding sequence ATGTCCGATCACCACACCTACAAGAAGATCGAAGTCGTCGGGTCGTCGAAGGCCAGCATCGAGGACGCGATCAGCAATGCCCTGGCCGAGTGTGCCAAGTCCGTGCGCAACATGGACTGGTTCGAAGTCACCGAAACCCGCGGGCATATCGAGGGCGGCAAGGTCGGTCATTATCAGGTGACCCTCAAGGTGGGGTTCCGCATCGGCAATAGCTAG